Part of the Engraulis encrasicolus isolate BLACKSEA-1 chromosome 1, IST_EnEncr_1.0, whole genome shotgun sequence genome, TTATTATTTTAATTGACTTGCtgtttttccacattttttttatcttggtctTGGATCAGGGATCATTGTTTACTTTTTCCAGTGATTTACAAGAAATCTGGCTATTGATTGCCCCAATGACCTACAAAGCAATGCCCAGAGCACGGTCCGGTTCAGAGTTCACTGTCTGTGAAAGCAAATAAGAGAGACTGATGCACTCTGCTTTTGCTCCACAGTTTTGACTCTGTGTTTCCTGACAGACCGTTGTGGTCTACTAGCAACTAGCACAATACACTGATACAGCGCTCCAGTTCTTGACCGAACAAACTTAACATAGTTGGAGTGGGCAAACGTTATAtagaagtataggcctactgtacatcagAGACATGGCTGACCGTTTCCCAACACTAGCACTGGGCCTGCTGCTCCTAGTCCAGGCCTGCTTTGCGCAGCTACCCGCCACCTACCCAGGCACCTGCAGGCTGGTCTGCGACCCCTACCCTTCCCAGGGAGGCTCTCTCACCCTGGGCTCCAACGGCAtcgtcatccccctctcctcctccggaGGAGGAGCGGGTGGAGCTGGAGGGGTGCCGGGCCCGCAGGGCCCCCCGGGGAAAGCGGGCCCCCCCGGGCCACCAGGACCACCAGGCCCAGCCCGGTCCAGCGGCGACGGAGGTGCGGTGGCGTTCTACGCGGCACTGACGCAGGAGTTCAGTCGCGCGGACGTGTTGAAGTTCATGGACGTGGTGACGAACGTGGGCGACGGGTACAGCTCGGCGACGGGGAAGTTCACCTGCCCCACGGCCGGACTCTAT contains:
- the si:dkey-5n18.1 gene encoding complement C1q-like protein 4, coding for MADRFPTLALGLLLLVQACFAQLPATYPGTCRLVCDPYPSQGGSLTLGSNGIVIPLSSSGGGAGGAGGVPGPQGPPGKAGPPGPPGPPGPARSSGDGGAVAFYAALTQEFSRADVLKFMDVVTNVGDGYSSATGKFTCPTAGLYHFSFNVLKSGQRIRVEMVSGDKVVATSVALDMLHSDTAHGSAVLNLAKGDQVFLRLAGSDRTMVDAGSRFSTFLGYLIHEL